A window of Syntrophales bacterium genomic DNA:
CCACGGCGAGCTTGGCGGCGATCTTGGCGATGGGGAACCCCGTGGCCTTGGATGCCAGGGCGGAGGAGCGCGACACCCGGGGGTTCATCTCGATGACGATCATCTCCCCCGTCCGGGGATGGACGGCGAACTGGACATTGGACCCCCCGGTCTCGACGCCGATCTCCCGCATGATGGCGATGGCGGCGTCGCGCATGTCCTGGTATTCCCGGTCCGTCAGGGTCTGGGCGGGGGCGACGGTGATGGATTCGCCCGTGTGGACCCCCATGGGGTCCAGGTTTTCGATGGAGCAGATGATGACGACGTTGTCCGCCTTGTCCCGCATCACCTCCAGCTCGTATTCCTTCCAGCCCAGGGCCGACTCCTCCAGCATGATCTCGTGGATCATGCTGGCGTCGAGGCCCGCCTTGGCCATCCCGGCAAGCTCCTCCCGGTTGTAGGCGACGCCGCTGCCCGTTCCCCCCAGGGTGAAGGAGGGCCGGACGATGATGGGGAAGCCGATTTCGGCGGCGATGCGGAAAACGTCCTCCATGGAGCGGGCGAATCCGCTTCGGGGGACCCGCAGGCCGATCCGCTCCATGGCGTGGCGGAATTTCTCCCGGTCCTCCGCCTTGTGGATGACGTCCCGGTCGGCGCCGATCATCTCCACGCCGTACTGGTCCAGGACCCCCATGTCGGCCACGGCCACGGCCGTGTTCAGCCCCGTCTGTCCCCCCAGGGTGGGCAGGAGCGCGTCGGGGCGCTCCCGGGCGATGATCTTCGCCACGGCCTCCGGGGTGATGGGCTCGACGTAGGTCCGGTCCGCCGTCTCCGGGTCCGTCATGATCGTGGCGGGGTTGGAATTGATCAGGACGACCTCGTATCCCTCTTCCTTGAGGGCCTTGCAGGCCTGGGTGCCCGAATAGTCGAACTCGCAGGCCTGGCTGATGATGATCGGACCCGAGCCGATGATGAGGATTTTCTTGATGTCGGTGCGCTTGGGCACGATTACTCCCACTCGATGGTGCTGGGCGGCTTGGAACTGATGTCGTAGACCACCCGGTTGACGCCCCTCACCTCGTTGATGATCCGGTTGGAGACCTTTCCCAGGAGGTCGTGGGGCAGGCGCGCCCAGTCGGCCGTCATGGCGTCGTCGCTGGTGACGGCCCGGAGGGCGAGGATGTTTTCGTAGGTACGCTGGTCTCCCATGATGCCGACGCTCTTGACGGGCAGGAGGACCGTGAATGACTGCCAGAGTTTCCGGTACAGCCCGGCCGCGCGGATCTCCTCGAGGAAGATCACGTCACACTTGCGCAGGACGGACAGGCGGCGCTCCGTCACCTCGCCGATGATCCGGATCGCCAGGCCCGGTCCCGGGAAGGGCTGCCGCCAGATCATCTCCTCCGGGAGCCCCAGCTCCTTTCCCAGGAGGCGGACCTCGTCCTTGAACAGGTGCTTCAGAGGCTCCACGAGCCGGAGCTTCATGCGCTTCGGGAGACCGCCCACGTTGTGGTGGGACTTGATGACGGCGCTGGGGCCGCCGAAGACCGACCGCGATTCGATGAGATCCGGGTAGAGCGTTCCCTGGGCGAGGAATTCGGCGCCTTTGATCTTTTTGGCTTCCCGGTCGAAGACCTCGATGAAGGTTCGGCCGATGATCTTCCGTTTCCGTTCCGGGTCTTCCACTCCCTTGAGCTTTTTCAGGAATTCTCTTCCTGCCCGGACGAAGCGGAGCTTCATGCGGTAGTTGCTGCGGAAGACCTCCTGGACCTTTTCGGCCTCCCCGTGGCGGAGGACCCCGTTGTCCACGAACACGCAGGTCAGCTGTTCCCCGATGGCCTGGTGCAGGAGGACCGCGGCCACGGAGGAGTCCACACCGCCGCTCAGTCCCAGGATGACCTTCTTCTCGCCGACCTCCTCCCGGATCTCCGCGATGGTGT
This region includes:
- the guaA gene encoding glutamine-hydrolyzing GMP synthase gives rise to the protein MILIVDFGSQYNQLIARRVREHHVYCQIEPPDLPLEKIRDLNPEGIILSGGPASIYEPGSPKADPGIFRLGIPVLGICYGLHFMADTLGGEVIPANKREYGFAELQIRKPEGIFKGIHQDSRCWMSHGDSIGRLPKGFRITATTPSTRVAAAEDPKRRFYGLQFHPEVVHTPEGRRMLGNFLFDVCRCKRSWTMKNFARDTIAEIREEVGEKKVILGLSGGVDSSVAAVLLHQAIGEQLTCVFVDNGVLRHGEAEKVQEVFRSNYRMKLRFVRAGREFLKKLKGVEDPERKRKIIGRTFIEVFDREAKKIKGAEFLAQGTLYPDLIESRSVFGGPSAVIKSHHNVGGLPKRMKLRLVEPLKHLFKDEVRLLGKELGLPEEMIWRQPFPGPGLAIRIIGEVTERRLSVLRKCDVIFLEEIRAAGLYRKLWQSFTVLLPVKSVGIMGDQRTYENILALRAVTSDDAMTADWARLPHDLLGKVSNRIINEVRGVNRVVYDISSKPPSTIEWE